The nucleotide sequence AGTGTTTGCGTCTGGTCTGCCCCTTTCCAGCTTTCagtgccttggttttctcatctgtataatggggatAACATTACAGGATTAAAGATGAGTGGAGAGATCATTCTTCCAATTGAAGGCGGCTCACACATGGCAGGCGCTCTGTGAGTCCcgctttcttcccctccctcctcgtTCCTATCAGGGCTGTTTTGCAAGGCATGCAAAAGCACGGGGGAAACACAAGCTGCAGCGAATATAAACTTGTGTGAGTCTCCTCTCCTATTTCAGAAAACTTCCCAACCTTGCAACACCGTGCTCAGGTAACACTGCTCCTGGGAGAAGGGGTGGGGGCCACAGCCCAGCAAATCCTGACCCTCCAGTCTCATCTTTCTAGGTAAGGAAGGGACAGAGAGGGTAGTCTTGGCCCTCAGCAAATACCCTGTTGGAAGACAAAGGCTGAGATTAAGCTGACTCACACAACCCCAGCACCTCATTGAGGGTAAAAGTTAGGGGGATCCCCAATTGGGATAAAAGTTGACTCTGATAAGCAGAAAAGATGGgaggggaaaaaggaagaaatcagttAAGGAAGCGGCTATGATAGCAGGGGAAGGTCGGTATATCCCTGGGCTGCTGGATTTTAATGAGAAGAGCTTGACAGTCATATGGTCCATGTACAAGGTAGTGGTGACCTCTGCCAACCTTAAGTTAGGCCAGCAAGGGTAAAGTCTCCTCCCAAGTACCCTGAACAACTGGCGCCAGATCTGAGGAGTTCAAGAGGTGGATCAGGCAGATGCCAAAAGGGTTGGAAGGCCATCTGAGCTGGAGATGTGCACATGGAAAGataggtgttttttgttgttgttgttgttgttgttttttagtcTTGTAAATTTTACCTTCAACCAACTCACACCAAAGGATGTGGTTTTAACTGCAGCAGGTAAAATGGTGGTGAGACTAAAAGGAGTGAGGCCACTAGGACCCAGCCTAAAAAAAAGCTGCAGTACCCCTCCCCATAGTTTTCAGCCTCAAACAAGGAAAATAGCTCAGGTTTTGAGATTCCAGATCAGTCTTCTCTGTCTATGGAACTTGGAGCAAGTTTATTCTCTtcactgagtctcagttttcattttctttttagagatggggcattgctctgttgcccaggctagaggtgCAATTATAGCAcattgcagcctcgaattcctggccccaagtgatcctctagcctcaccctgcggagcagctgggactacagacacaggccactgcacccagccatttttctctttttaaaaatgagataaaattcaTATGCTACAATATTCAGCCCCTTTAAAATGCACAATTCAGtgggttttaatatttttacaaagttatGTAACCatccagaatgttttcatcactccaaaaggaaTTCTGTATCCGTTAGCAGTCAATTTCCATTCCCTGCTGCCCCCAGGCCCCAGAAACCACTAACCTACTCTCTtgcctctgtggatttgcctattttgggcatttcatacaagtggaatcatacaatatgtagcctttgtGCTTGACATCTTCACTAGCAGAATAGTCtcctaggttcatccatgttatagcacgAACCAgcatttcccttcttttcctttttatggctaaataatattccatgtgtggatataccaaattttgtttatctattcatcagttgatggacctCTGAATTGTTTCCCCATTTGGGCTATTATGATAACACTGCCATGAACATTCATTCAATTCTCTCAATTATAAAAAATTGGGACATTTCTATTAACTTCCCAGGGTTGTTATAAGTCTTAAATGAGATAAGTACGATGTGATACCTGGCACAAAGCTGTCTTTCAGTAAacaatttatttctgctttagttCCCTCAAGATAAGAGCAGGAAGAGATTCATTCAGGTTCAGACAACTTCCAAAGTAAGTTATGGAAGTCCCTGGGTAGGGGTATAGTACCTGGATTCGGTAAGTGGGAAGAAGAGAACTGGTGAGGGAGCAGAGCCCTTCATGTTTCTGCTTAGTGTTTACAAACAACTGCCAATTTCACATTTGGCTTTGTCTTGAGTAGGCCTTTGTCCACCTGGCTGGAGCTCAGACAAGGTTTCTCCACAGATATGAACTTCCAACCAGCACCTAGGTCTCCAGGCTAACCAAAAAAGCAAGTTGAGTCTAGCTCCTCCATATTGATTCACAGCAATCATAGCTATTGTGAAAGGTGCTTTcctcacatctgtaaaatagagagaATACTCATCTTGAAGGATTGGTGTAGAGTTTATATTGTTCTCCATAATGCTTAATAACATCTGCCTTGTATTTGCTTCTTTGCTTATTGTCTGACCCCCTCtatagaatgtaagcttcatgaggtcaggacctttgttttgctcactgctATGTCCCccatgcctagaacagtgcctgacacagtgagtacagtactcaataaatattattgaataaaGAGATACATTCACTTGTTATTCCCCAAGATGAGCATATTTTGTTGTTTGGGGCTGTATTCTTCAGGAGAGAACAGAAATGAATAAGCCACTCTCTGTCTCCAAGATCTCTTCAAGTGGAGGTGACAGACATGCCCAAAGCAAATAGATTGCAATAAGACTTGATGAGGAGAGAATGTGAGTCTTCACATCCTAGCATCTTTCCAGATAGAGACGGGGAGTACTCAAAAGTCTAATCTGAAACTGAACTGAAATAGACCAGAAATAGATCCCAAGTGATGGAACCTGTGCCTTTCCCAAAACTTGACTTCTAAAAGGTAGCAAACATTTTCTACTGGAgaggggaaagagaggaagaagaaaaagggagtttcctccttttctcttgggCTGTCAGCCAGACTGCCACTGGCAAAACGTTGGAAAGGCCTAAATTTGTCCCGGATGCACTTTCCTGATCCTAGTCCCACCAATCCCAGCCCCTACGGTCTTAAGCCCCTATGGCTTCCTCCCAAGATtccaaaagtaagaaaataacacacaccacagtccaaagtcttctTGCCTGGAATAGCCAACCCTGGGGTAATTGTTAGGTGGAAAGCAATCTGGTTGAATTCATTCAAACACTGTAGGAATTGCCTCTTTCAAACCCTGTAGGGTTTTACTTCTTGAGGCATCTGTTTATTCAAAAGGAAAGGCGTGTGTTGAGGCATGGGTACCCTGGCAGCAGACCCCAAACCAACCCTCTTGACTTGTGCCTGCCTTTCAAGAAATGTTCCCTTCCTGAATTTCTCTAAGAAGGCTGAGTTGGGGGATGGTTGCTGATTTTTATAACATATAGCCAGTTGTTCATAGGCCTGTGTTTTAAAGAAGGACAAGCCTGAACTCACCgtcctgcctcagggcctgggCTCCATACCTGGGGAGTAGACAGTCTTCTACTTTCTAACAAGCTGGACTTGAAGTTTGGAGTAAATCTCCTGGTTGAGTGACAGGTGTTTCCCAGCTGAGCCCTTGGGGAGATTCTCCAGTTGGGTAGGGACATCCCTTCCCCAGACGCCTTGTGGGCTGGACTCCTTTGACCCGGTTCAAAGTGAGGGGATGCCTACCAACAGGCCGGGAAGACAGTTGACTTCACCCTCCTTGAGTTTGTCTGTCTGTCCGTCTCTGGGAATGGTCGCTTcttgttttcccttttccttttaagcctctcctttttcccctcttctctctcctcatgAACTACTCCGAGTCTTGGTCTCCGTCTCTCTATCTCTGGCTCCTGCATCTGTCTCGGCTTCTGgccttcctctccccctcccctcccctccctcgcGCTGTCATTCACCCCGCTCCTCTCCGCGCACAGCCAATGGAGAGACCCGGCCGAAACCGCGAAGCTCTCTTGCACCGGGCTTTTTCGCCTGGTGATTGATGTCCCAGAGTCAACAGCGAGCGGAGCCGGAGCCGGGAAGCAGAAGCCAGAGAGGGGAAGAATACGgcccccctctccctcccctcccccttctacTTTAGCCCTTCTGCGCACTTCGCTTCCAAGTCTCCGCGCAGCCAGGAGCCGCTGTTGCCTCCCAGCCCCTGCTAGCTGCCCCCGGAGCCGAGCGCAGCGAGCGCCGCCGCCCGGGCCCCCCCGTGGGGCCGGGGCTAGCATGGAGCACCTGGGACCGCACCACCTCCACCCGGGCCACGCAGAGCCCATCAGCTTCGGCATCGACCAGATCCTCAACAGCCCAGACCAGGGTGGCTGCATGGGGCCCGCCTCGCGCCTCCAGGACGGAGAATACGGCCTTGGCTGCTTGGTTGGAGGCGCCTACACTTACGGCGGCGGGGGCTCCGCGcccggggctggggctggaggcgCGGGGGCCTATGGCACTGGAGGTCCGGGCGGCCCCGGAGGCCCCGGCGGCCCCGGAGGCCCGGCAGGCGGCGGCGGCGCCTGCAGCATGGGTCCGCTGGCCGGCTCCTACAACGTGAACATGGCCTTGGCGGGCGGCCCCGGTCCTGGCGGCGGCGGTAGCAGCAGCGGCGGTGCGGGGGCACTCAGCGCTGCGGGGGTGATCCGGGTGCCGGCACACAGGCCGCTCACCGGAGCCGTGGCCCACCCCCAGCCGCTGGCCACCGGCTTGCCCACCGTGCCCTCTGTGCCTGCCATGCCAGGCGTCAACAACCTCACTGGCCTCACCTTCCCCTGGATGGAGAGTAACCGCAGATACACAAAGGACAGGTTCACAGGTGAGTCCGGCCTGCGCGCGCGCCTCGCCTGGCCGCGGCCCGGGCTCTGTGTTACCCTTTCCCCGCCGGCTGGCTCCCCAAAGCCGGTTCTGTGCGCCAGGTCGCCCACCTCTTCTTGGTGCTTCCCCCAAGTTGAGCCGCCCGCCCGATTCTACATCGCAGACTCGCCATGCTTGAAGAGTTCTCTCAGCCTGGACccctctctgtctcccaaagGACCCCTGCTCAGAGAAGCTCTCCCTGGTCTCCTCTCGGGATCCCTGGGCCCGGTCAGGCAGAGAAGAAGGCCATAGATTGAGGACCACCTTCTGCAGCTACTCCGGGTCCGGGAATCTTAGAGAAAGGGGTGCAATGTGAACAGTTTCTTCCGTCCTGGCTGCAGTTCTAGGACCGAAGAAGCCAGCCCCAGGATCAGACGCAAGAAAAGAACAGGTTCCCCCACCTTCAGTACCCTGCACACATGCACTCCGCGCTCCTAGCTCCGGTGCCCGTGGTGCTGCGGGGCCAGCGGGAGCTCTGAGCTCCAGTAAATCAGCAGAACCAGTGGccctttttttttcccagagaggaGGCTTCGTCTGGGAGGATGGCAGCGGGGCATAGCCGCCCAGGACAGCTAGCTTTTCATTTTCGTTCTGTCCGGGCTGCATGTCCTACCCCGGGCCCAGCCCTGTTATCTTGGGCATGAATAATGCACTGGGCAGGCCAGTGATCGGTGGCGGGAGGACTACTCCCAGGACATTAGGTACTAGGTGGGCCGCTGCCGCCTTCCCTGCTGCCCACTCCTGCCTTCCTCTGCTGGCCCTGGCTCCCTCTGCTGCCGTTTCTGCTCTGGACACTCAACTCTCCCTCTGGTGTGGGTCCCTTCCCCTGTTCTCACTTCCTGCTCCCCTTAGGACTCCCTGGATCCCAGACCATGATCCTCCCGTCCCGGCTGGGAAGCAGCCACAAATTGAGCCCAGGTTAGCCAGCTGGCCTtagagagaggaggcaggagacaCTGGCTGCTGCTGGCAGAGACCGGGACTCCTGGGGATCCCCTGGCTCAAGGGACCAACAGTGGAAGGGGGGTATACATAACTACTTGGGAGAAGCTGCTGAGAGTCAGACACTGGGCCAGGAGACCCCGAGGCACCCCTGACTCCCTGCTTCTGTTCCAGGCAGGAGCACGGTCAGGGAAACTGCTCCTGCAGCTTCTTACCAGACTCTGGGGCCACAGCAGAAGTGGTGTGGGGGCTGGTGTCCAGACGAAGAACAGTTGCTTGGGTCTAGACCTCAGGAAGGGCCCTCGCTGGAGGGGCCCCAGTGCCCCCAACCCAAGTTTTCTCTGGCCTGGGGCAGCAGGGCCTGGTGCCCATCCCATTCCCCACCcaggccaggccagtcttgaaggGCCCTGCTGGAACCCCAGCCCAGAGTCTACTAATCCTGGGCCTCTGGTGAAAGGTACTCGGTTTAGGGCCTACCTCGGGGCCCTAATACTGTGTCAGGCATGAAGGAGTTTTGAGCGAGTGTATGGCTGTGGCCTTGTGTTGCTCTGTGTCCTGTGTTTTTGTCCCGTGCCTGTGCTTGTCTGGTCCTGTTTGGGTGTATAGATCTATGAGTTTGCCCCCGTTGTACGTTGTGTTGGTGTGTGCTGCTGTGGACAGAGGCTCAGGTCGGGTTCCAGAGTCAGGTTCGGTCTCCTACTCTGAGCCTGAAGGTCTGGGGCTGACTGAGGGGAGGGGAGCGTGACCATTAGCTCGCCTTAGACTGCCCCTTGGAGGAGGGGCGGCAGGGTGGTGGTTGGGCTCGCGGGAGCCCGGGGCTAGGGAGGCCTCTGTGGTAGCTGCGAAGGCGGCGTTCGACTGGCGGGCAGGAGGGGGCCGTTTCCCGCTGTGGGCTTGGTGCTGAGGGCTAACGGGAGGATCTCGGCCCTGCTCGTGGGAGTTCAGCTGCTGCGCTCGCTGATTCGCGGGGTGTTGGGCCTGGGACGCTTCCTGACGCTCTGCTGCTTGCCTCTGCCGTCTGTCTGTCTCCCGCTCCAGTGGCCCTCTCACCCTTCACTGTAACACGCCGTATAGGTCACCCCTATCAGAACCGGACGCCCCCCAAGAAGAAGAAGCCGCGTACGTCCTTCACACGCCTGCAGATCTGCGAGCTGGAGAAGCGCTTCCACCGCCAGAAGTACCTGGCCTCGGCCGAGCGCGCCGCCCTGGCCAAGGCGCTCAAAATGACCGACGCGCAGGTCAAAACCTGGTTCCAGAACCGGCGGACAAAGTGGAGGTGAGCAAGCTGGGCGGGCCGGCAGCCCGCGAGCGGCGCGGTCTCAGGCAGCTGTCGGTTCGTGGCCTTTTCTGGTGCGCACACACTTTCTCCGCTCGCGGTTTCTGATCCTTTCGGAGGAGCGAGCTCCCGCTAGGTTTGCGGGGAGCTGGAAGCAACGGAGGCAGGCCGATAGCTGGGATGGGGCTGAAGGGCCCTGGCTCTGTTTTACCAGAGGCTTCAGGGCTTTCTGGCTGGCACACTCTCTGCCGGTGTAGATGCGGCAGGTTTCTTCCGCCGCTTTGGCAAACAGGCGGGTTCGTGCAGTCCACGCAGTCCAGGCTCCAGGGATCTGTGTGTCCTGGGGAGTTTTTTGTTTGCGCAAACTCTTGCTTATGGAATCCTGCTCTGTCCCGGAGACTGCATGCAGATCGGCCCGCACCTTGTTGCAGCGCTCCAACCGGGCTCTCCGCAGAGGGTCTGGGGGCCCCAGACCGCGGCCGTGTTGACGGTCTCCTCCCCAGACGCCAGGCTTTTGCGCAGCCGGTCCCTACCCTGGAAGGAGAAAATCAATCCGCGCCGGCTGCGGCGGGGTTTGGCGGGTCCCACTGAAAGGGGAATCAATTAGGAGCAGATgggtgtgtgtgagaaagagaatTTTCTCTTCTCCCATAGCCGCAACTCCAGTTACTACGcactgggttttttgttttgttttttcacatttACGCTCAAGGACATGAAGCGTCCCCAACACTCCCAAGCAGCCTCCCTCTCCGCGCGCACTGACGCTTTCTCCGGCTGCTCCCTCTGGCACGCTGCACCCTCCAGCACATCTGGCCCTTGCCCGCCGGAGTTTCTCCCCTAGCTCAGGCCCAGTGGGGCAGCGCGGGAAAGTCTGGGCGAAGTCGGCGGCGCCGAGACAGGCGGGCCttggggcaggaggaaggaattggagtttcctctttttctgaaCGAAGGCGAGGAATCTGCCTGGGATTCCGCCTACGGGGCCACAAAGGAAGCCATGGTCCCGCGATTCTACCGCACCCCACAGCATTCCTGCCGCTGGGGAAGGAGTCGGGGATGCGGCCTCAGACCTTGGAACGCTAAAGAGGGAGCCAGGGCTAGCTCAGGAGTTGGGGGGGACTCCAGTTTCCAAGGCCTACTGAGGGCTGCGGGCCTAGGGGAGGAGAGGCAGCCTAGCAGGCCTCCCAGAGAGAGgggcacagagaaagaaagaggcaggcaaagagagaaactGAAACACAATCAGTTTCAGGGGTGGGAAGGGATAGGGAGCCcgctgaaggaaaaaaaggaggaaaacaggcagcctacagaagtcttatttatgtataataaagaaaagcaaTGGATGACTGaaatcaacattttcttttcaaacaagTTCCTTTAATTCAGAGAGAACCaagtgggtggggaggagagaaaatgagagagaagacacaaagcataaaagagaaatattcagGCCGTTTGAAATGCAGGGGAAAAGGGAAAGACGAAAGACAGAAAGATACACAGTCAAGAAAAGGCGGCCCAGAGCAGGTCAGCAGCCGCTGCTGAAAGAGGCCCTTGCAGGCTTCGCATGGCTTCATCGATCGCCTACAAATTGCTTCTGAAGGCCCCGGGGACTCCCATTAGGTCTGTCCACCTTAGAGACAGACGTTTGATCTCAGTTGACAGGGTGGAGGGGAGGCATTAAATGGAATAAGTGAGTCATTGCCTCCCTGAACTGCCTCAGAGGAAGCCAGTGGGTCCAGCAGGAGCCCCTGCAGGGCACAGGGCTCCACACAGAAGGCCCAAGGCCTAGAAGACATTCGCAGAGAGAGGGAGGCAAGAGACGTCCCGCAGAGCAGATCATAGCCGCTGGTCCTTGCCTCTCTACCCTGGACTTGTGGGTAGGGTGAGGGCCCTCCGGCTTGGAATGGCACCTGGTCTCCCTCAGGGCGGGAGGGGCGGGGAAGCGAGATGCCATCCTACCCCTGGCTGCCCCTTGTGAGGCCTGCGGGGTGTGGGCGCTGCTCGTGGATGCggaatcccagctgtttgggccTCGCAGACTTTCCCACCCCTCCTTCTCTGGGATACCTTGGCTCCATCTGCTTTGGGGTTTCTAGTCTTTGTTGGAGTCAGGACTCTCAAAAGAAGGGAACGCATTATAGGGGCCCAAACTGGATTTGGGGACTGCAAAAGCGAGCAGCGCTCGTTCAGTTTATCTCCTGGGAACTCACCCGGAGCTGGGCGCACGCGGGAGCCGGGTCGGTGCTCCTGGCAGGTAACGGCTTGTTCCCGGTGCAGACGGCAGACTGCGGAGGAACGGGAGGCCGAGAGGCAGCAAGCGAACCGCATCCTCCTGCAGTTGCAGCAGGAGGCCTTCCAGAAGAGCCTGGCACAGCCGCTGCCCGCCGACCCTCTGTGCGTGCACAACTCATCGCTCTTCGCCCTGCAAAATCTGCAGCCGTGGTCTGACGACTCGACCAAAATCACTAGCGTCACGTCGGTGGCGTCGGCCTGCGAGTGAGCCTGCCCATTCTGCCCTGTGGGACCCCAGGCCCACTCAGGGGTCACtgaggcctgagacccaggactCCTCCCCACCTTTCCTGGCCTCAGACTGCACCCAGGAGGGGAACACTGCCCTCCCACGGCACCGAAGGGCCCCCACATTTGTGCCGACACTGTTCTCTCTTCGGTGGAAGAAGAGCTCAAGGGATAAGGACACGCGCCCCCTCCCAGACGCGTCCCGCACCCATCTGAACTGTTAAGaaatctctgtttttgtttatttcattttattttaatttttagcgtGGGATTCAGAGAGAGGCAAGGGAGGTAGGGGAGGAGGAGCTTCTTAGGTCCCCAGGGCTATCATCTGAATTTGCCCTGGGAAACCCCTTCTCTGTGACCCACTTTTCATCACACACATGGAAACCCATAGGCCCACACAGAGGTGGTGTCACTGTCCCTCCTGGTGTCACCCCAGAGCCACCCATGGGCATCTATGGCAGAGTGTCATCCAGACACAGGGTCACAGTGTTTACATATTGGACCTCACGATCAGACACAGGTCACGGGTGACACACACTCATCCTGAACGGCATGGCACTCCCTCCAGCACAAACACAAGGTCAAGGCCACACTGTGGCACACTACACCATACACAACAGCCACAACAGCCTCATTTGGTCTGCCAGGCCCCTACCACACATCCCAGCCCAACCCAGGTACGCACAGACAGATTTTCACATAAATGCAGCCCATTTCTCCAGAACCcattttgggggggggggtgttaAGTTATGCACTTATAAGGTGTTTTCTGTGTAACCATTTTATAAAGTGCTTGTGTAAtttatgtggaaaaaataaataaaagcctccGGATCCGGAGTCAGGGCTGCCTGCTCCTTGCGGACCCTAGCGTCCTTCAGCTACTTGGGTTTGGTGTGAGCTGATGCTTCAGGGGCAGCCCTTGGTATCTGAACTTGAGAGACATGTTGAGGGGCAGGACCCTAAGGCtctggagagaggaaaggaggaggacaGATGGAGAGAAGGCAGAGTTGAGGAGAGCAGGGAGAGTCAGGCTCTCCTGGGATTGCCAGTGCCTGAGAGGATATGGATTTCTTTGGATGTGagagtcgtgtgtgtgtgtgtgtgtgtgtgtgtgtgtgtgtggtgtttgtgatAATGTGAGCAATCAGCAATGTGAACAAATAGTGAATATTTGTAATGGTATTTAAGTGTATAATTATGTTTGCAATTCTTGCATGTAAATGCTTGTTTCTGCTTAAGTTGCAAATCGAAACTATCATTGAATGCATGGGCTtgtagtggtgtgtgtgtgtaaccgtATGCCAATGAGACTGTTTCTTTTTGGGTAATTGTGTAATCAACCATTGTTTGTGATTATGTATGAATCATGTTAATATTTGGGAGAATATGTTTCTCTTTGTAAATCtatttttctgtgaaatatgtGACTGCTTCTGAAGTGGATCATCTTGAATTTTACGGGTGTAATTGTGTGTGAGATGTAATCATGTGTGAGCTGTGCATT is from Macaca fascicularis isolate 582-1 chromosome 9, T2T-MFA8v1.1 and encodes:
- the TLX1 gene encoding T-cell leukemia homeobox protein 1 isoform X2 translates to MEHLGPHHLHPGHAEPISFGIDQILNSPDQGGCMGPASRLQDGEYGLGCLVGGAYTYGGGGSAPGAGAGGAGAYGTGGPGGPGGPGGPGGPAGGGGACSMGPLAGSYNVNMALAGGPGPGGGGSSSGGAGALSAAGVIRVPAHRPLTGAVAHPQPLATGLPTVPSVPAMPGVNNLTGLTFPWMESNRRYTKDRFTGPLLREALPGLLSGSLGPVRQRRRP
- the TLX1 gene encoding T-cell leukemia homeobox protein 1 isoform X1, whose translation is MEHLGPHHLHPGHAEPISFGIDQILNSPDQGGCMGPASRLQDGEYGLGCLVGGAYTYGGGGSAPGAGAGGAGAYGTGGPGGPGGPGGPGGPAGGGGACSMGPLAGSYNVNMALAGGPGPGGGGSSSGGAGALSAAGVIRVPAHRPLTGAVAHPQPLATGLPTVPSVPAMPGVNNLTGLTFPWMESNRRYTKDRFTGHPYQNRTPPKKKKPRTSFTRLQICELEKRFHRQKYLASAERAALAKALKMTDAQVKTWFQNRRTKWRRQTAEEREAERQQANRILLQLQQEAFQKSLAQPLPADPLCVHNSSLFALQNLQPWSDDSTKITSVTSVASACE